A window of Deinococcus sp. YIM 134068 genomic DNA:
AGAGGAACGCTATCCTCGGAGGGATGCCCGACGCCCCGCCCGCCCTCTCCTACCGCGAGGCCTACGCGCGGCTCTCCCGCATCGCCGCCGAATTGGAGAGCGGGGACGCCGACCTCGACCGCGTGCTGCCTCTGCTAGAGGAGGCCCGCGCCGCCTACGCCGCCTGCCGCGAGCGCATCGAGGCCGTGCGCGCCGTGCTGGCCGGGGAGTGGGCGGGGGCGGGGGCGGAGGACGAGGAAGGCGACGCGGCGGGAGAAGAGGACGACGAAGAGGCGGACGACGAGCCGTATTGAGGGGAGGTCGTCGGGCAAGCTGCGCTTGCCACCCCCCACCCGGCCTCCCCCGCAAGGGGGGAGGGGCAACACACCCAACGTCTTGAACACGCTTTGGAGAGTTGTGCCTGGCGGACGGTGAGCCGCCGTTCCTCCGACCTCAGAACGGGCGACTGGCGACCCCACCCCGGCGTATCCTCCCCCCATGAGTGATGTCCGCCCCGCCACCCCGCCCGCCGAGGCGCTCCGGGCACCCCATGTCAACCCGCTCGTGTACCGCGCTATTGTCCGCGTGACGACGCTGCCCATCTTCCTGCAAGGGCAGCGCATCGAAGTTCACGGGCGGGAGCATGTGCCGCCGCCGGGCACGCCGCTCATCGTGGCGGGCAACCACCGCAGCGGCTTCGACCCCTTCATCATCGCGCACAGCCTGCCGCCGGGGCGCTACCTGCAATTCATGGCGAAAAAGGAACTGTTCGTGCCCGTGATCGGCCAGATCATCCGGGCGGGCGGCTCGTTCCCGGTGGACCGTCAGGCGAACGACCTCGGCGCGGTGCGGACCAGCCTCCGCATCCTTCAGGGGGGCGGCACGCTCGGCATCTTCCCGGAGGGCACGCGCGGCGCGGAGGAGCTGCGGGGCGGCGTGGCCCTCCTCGCGCTCAAGGGCAAGGCACCCGTATTGCCCGTGGGCCTCAGCCGGGTGGGGCGGCGCTGGGTGGTGCGTTTCGGGGCACCTATCGCGCCGAGTGGGAGCATCAAGGCTCTGACCGCCGTGATTGGCGAGCGCCTGACCGAACTCGCGCGCCCGGTGGGGGAGGAGGGCCGCTCATAGCGGTGGCCTGACAAGTTGAGGTGCTTCCCCTCAATGTGTCAGGCCCGAGCGGAGCGAGCAACCGTGGCAGTGAGCGGTCGGAGTGGAGTTGATGGGGTGCCCTCCTCCCATCAACGGAACGGAGGACCGCGATCACAGTAGGGCGGCATTGGCCGGGGCTAGAGTGACGCGGACGCGGGTGGGGGAAGCCGGTGGAAGTCCGGCACTGTCGCGCAACGGTGAACGTGCCCCCTGGGGGCCGTGAGTCCGAATACCCACCCCGTCCGGGCCGAAGCTCCTCACTGGAGTCGGCCCGCGCAGCCTGACCTCTCGCGGCATGGAGGCGCGCGCCCGGTTCCCGCCCCGCCGTGGGTGAACCCTGGACGTGACCCCGCCGCCCCCTCGCAGGGCGGTGTTTCCTTTGCCGCGCGGGGAGGAGAACGAACCCTATGCCCCAACGCCTCACCCCTCCCTCCCTTCCATGAGCCTCCAGCGCGAGGAACACCCGCTCACCCTGCCCTCCTCCCGGCCCCGGCTCTATGGTCGGACGGCGGCGCTCGTGGCGGGTCTGTGCGCCGTGATCGTGCTCGCGGTCGGCTTGGGGAGCGTGACCATCCCGCCCGGCGAGGTGCTGGGGGCGCTGTGGCGGGGGCTGACGGGCGCGGAACTGGCCGGAAACGACGTGATCGTGTGGCAGATTCGCCTGCCGCGCGTGGTGATGGGAGTGGTCGTGGGCGCGTGCCTGTCGGTGTGCGGAGGTGCGTTTCAGGGCGTGTTCCGCAACCCGCTCGCGGACCCCTACCTCCTCGGCGTGGCAAGTGGGGCGGCGCTGGGGGCGACGGTGGGCATCGTGGCGGGGTGGCCGCGCACCTCCATTCCCCTCGCGGCGCTCGTGGTGGCCCTCGCGGCGGTCGCGGTCACGCTCGCCCTCGCGCGGGAGGGACGCCGCTTCCCGCCCACCCGGCTCATCCTCGCGGGCGTGGTCGTGGGGAGCGTCCTGAGCGCCTTCACCACCTTCCTCATCCTGCGCGGCGAGGACCGGGCGCGGCAGGTGCTCGCGTACACGCTGGGCGACCTCGGCTTCAGCGGGTGGCGGGACGTGGGGACGGTGCTGCCCTACGCGCTGGCCGGGTGCGGCGTGCTCGTCCTGCTCGGGCGGGCGCTCGACACCCTGCAACTCGGCGACCTCACGGCCCGCAGTCTCGGCGTGCCCGTGGAGCGGCTGAGGCTCCTCGTCGTCCTCGCCGCGAGCGCCGCCACCGCCGCCGCCGTCGCCTACGTGGGGATCATCGGCTTCGTGGGTCTCATCGTGCCGCACGTCGTCCGGCTGGTGTGGGGCGCGAACCACCGCGTTCTGCTGCCCGTCTGCGCGCTGCTGGGCGGGGCGCTGCTCGTCCTCGCCGATCTCCTCGCGCGCACGACGATCCTCTCGCAGGTCGGGGTGGTGACGACGCTGCTGGGGGGGCCGTTCTTCCTGTGGTTGTTGCGGCGGGGGCGGGATGGGTAGAGCCGTCAGCGATCAGCTATCAGCCGTCAGCGTGGACACGTTGGAGGCGCGGGGCCTGCACGTTCGGGCGGGGAGCTATCCCGCCGTGCGGGGGGTGAGTGCCGTCTTCCGGGCGGGGGAGTTCGCCACCGTGATCGGGCCGAACGGGGCGGGGAAGAGTACGCTGCTGCGGGCGCTGCTGGGCCTGAGCGTGCCGGAGGCGGGGGAGGTGCGGCTCTCTGGCCGTCCGCTCGGCGCGTGGTCCCGGCCCCAGCGGGCGCGGACGCTCGCCTACCTCGCGCAGGGGGAGGCGTTGCCGGAGGGTGCCCGCGTGCGGGACGTGGTGGCGCTGGGGCGGGGGGCGGGGGGCTGGAAGTGGGGCCTCATCCCCACGCACCCGTGGACCCAGGCCGACGAGGACGCCGTGACGGGCGCGCTCGACCGCACCGACACCCGCCGCTTCGAGGGCCGCCGCGTCTCCGAGCTGTCGGGCGGGGAGCGGCAGCGCGTGAGTCTCGCCCGCGCCCTCGCCGCCGAACCCAGCTTCCTGTTGCTGGACGAACCGACCAACCACCTCGACCTCGCCTACGGGCTGGACGTGATCCGCCACGTCCGCCGCGAGGCCGCCGGGGGGCTGGGCGTGGTGGCCGTCCTGCACGACCTCAACCTCGCCGCCCGCGCCGACCGCCTGCTGCTGCTGCACGGGGGCCGCGTCCTCGCGGAGGGGACGCCCGGCGAAGTGCTCACCCCACCCCACCTCTCCGCCGCCTACGGATTACGGGCGCGCGTCGTTCAGGACGGGGGCCGTCCCCTCGTCATCCCGGAGGACTGACCCCTTGCCCTCCCGCTACTTCAAGACCTCCGGCCATCTGCTCGTCTGTCAGGGCAAGAGCTGTCAGACGCGCGGCTCGGCGCTGCTCTACCGCGCCCTGTGGAACCACCTGGAGCGCGACGGCCTGGCCTATTACAAAACGGGCGGCTCCATTCGTCTCACAGAGAGCGGCTGCCTCGGCGCGTGCAGTTACGGCCCCACCCTCTGCGTCTACCGCAAACGGGGCGGTGAATTGGAAGAGGGCTGGTACGCCGCCGCCGACCTGCCCCTCGCCTCGGCAGTCGCCCGCGCCGTCCACGAGGGGGCGGAGTTGCCGGGGGAGCACAGGTACGGGCCGACGGGGGAATAAATCCACACGGTTCCTCCTGCTCAATAAAAGATGGCCCCGGCTTCATTGCGAGGGCCATGCTTTTGTCTATTTCACTCTTTCTGGCTTACGCCAACCCCTGAGCCTTCTCCCATTCATACCAATGGGCGCGACGGCACAACTTGACCTGAGCAAGCCGCCTACTGACCCTCCACCGTCGCCGGAGCCGCCCCCCGTGCCTCCGGCTCCTCCAGTCCCGGTCAAAGCGTCCTCAAGCGGGGCGAAGTCCACCACAACCCGCACAGCCGCCCGCCGCTTTGAGGTGCTCCTCTCTGCGAAGGGGACAACGAATCTCAAGCCAAGCTCCACCATGAGCCGATTGACCTCTCCCCAGTCTTCAGCGTTGAGGGCATCTTTCAGCCGTTCCACGCGCCGGGAGAGGTGTTCGGTCATCGGAGGGGGCGTCTTGCCTCTTGCCGTCGCCGCGTATGCCTCAAGCTCTCGCCGCGTGTCCTTCAGCGGGTCAAGATTCACCCCTTGCCAGAACACCTGCTCCCGCACAACGTCACGAACACAGCTTTCTGCCTCTTCGCGTGTGGCAAGCTTCATCCCCTTCCCGACTACAAAC
This region includes:
- the xseB gene encoding exodeoxyribonuclease VII small subunit; translation: MPDAPPALSYREAYARLSRIAAELESGDADLDRVLPLLEEARAAYAACRERIEAVRAVLAGEWAGAGAEDEEGDAAGEEDDEEADDEPY
- a CDS encoding lysophospholipid acyltransferase family protein, which codes for MSDVRPATPPAEALRAPHVNPLVYRAIVRVTTLPIFLQGQRIEVHGREHVPPPGTPLIVAGNHRSGFDPFIIAHSLPPGRYLQFMAKKELFVPVIGQIIRAGGSFPVDRQANDLGAVRTSLRILQGGGTLGIFPEGTRGAEELRGGVALLALKGKAPVLPVGLSRVGRRWVVRFGAPIAPSGSIKALTAVIGERLTELARPVGEEGRS
- a CDS encoding FecCD family ABC transporter permease, with translation MSLQREEHPLTLPSSRPRLYGRTAALVAGLCAVIVLAVGLGSVTIPPGEVLGALWRGLTGAELAGNDVIVWQIRLPRVVMGVVVGACLSVCGGAFQGVFRNPLADPYLLGVASGAALGATVGIVAGWPRTSIPLAALVVALAAVAVTLALAREGRRFPPTRLILAGVVVGSVLSAFTTFLILRGEDRARQVLAYTLGDLGFSGWRDVGTVLPYALAGCGVLVLLGRALDTLQLGDLTARSLGVPVERLRLLVVLAASAATAAAVAYVGIIGFVGLIVPHVVRLVWGANHRVLLPVCALLGGALLVLADLLARTTILSQVGVVTTLLGGPFFLWLLRRGRDG
- a CDS encoding ABC transporter ATP-binding protein, giving the protein MGRAVSDQLSAVSVDTLEARGLHVRAGSYPAVRGVSAVFRAGEFATVIGPNGAGKSTLLRALLGLSVPEAGEVRLSGRPLGAWSRPQRARTLAYLAQGEALPEGARVRDVVALGRGAGGWKWGLIPTHPWTQADEDAVTGALDRTDTRRFEGRRVSELSGGERQRVSLARALAAEPSFLLLDEPTNHLDLAYGLDVIRHVRREAAGGLGVVAVLHDLNLAARADRLLLLHGGRVLAEGTPGEVLTPPHLSAAYGLRARVVQDGGRPLVIPED
- a CDS encoding (2Fe-2S) ferredoxin domain-containing protein, with translation MPSRYFKTSGHLLVCQGKSCQTRGSALLYRALWNHLERDGLAYYKTGGSIRLTESGCLGACSYGPTLCVYRKRGGELEEGWYAAADLPLASAVARAVHEGAELPGEHRYGPTGE